The stretch of DNA TGTCAAAGTAGATGGTGTACCAGCGGTCGAGGCCAGCAGCTATGGTTCGGGCTTCATATTCGCCAGCGGGCTTAAATACCCTTTCCATCTTATAGGCACCTGAATATTGCATTGCAGAGGCGATTTCAGAAGGAACACTCTGCATCTCAACACCACCGCTACGAGTTGTTGGGATAGACTGGTTTGTACCTTTCGCCAGCTTTACGTTGATACAACCTTTTACAGCAAAAAGGTTTTTGTCAATGTTGACCGTACGTGTGTTTGACGCAGTAGCATCAGCGTCAAAACCATCTTGGCACGATGTAGCGAGTATCATACCAGAGATGGCACACGCACATAAGTATATAATAGATTTTCTCATTACTATCTCTTTCAATATTATTTGCTTGGATTGTGTTGTTTGAGCATACGTTCTACCTTAGCCATACGCTGTTCTTTACTTCCTGCAAAGACATTAGCCTTGTAGAGAACTGTAATCTGCATGACGGCCTTACCATTGTTAACATCGGCATATTCTCCACCAGAGATAGCCAAGGTCAGGTTGTCAGAACGACGTGCATAGACGTTATGCTTACCATTGTAGCCAACAAACTCAAAGTTGTTTGAAGTAAGCAGTTTGTCAAACTCACGTGTGACGAACCATTCTCTACCATACTGCCATAAACCTAAGTTTGGCTGACTGTAGAACAAACTATACTGCTCAAGGCTTCCCACCTTCTCTTTTGGTGTAGAGGCATTGCTGCCAAGGTAGAAGAAGTAGGTACGTGCAATCTGTATAGGGTCATTTGTTTGGAAGAGCAGTGCTTCCACTTCATTGCTCTTAGACATCTGACGCTTCATCTCCTCGCTGTTTTTGCTCTTTTCGTACTTCTCAACGTCGCTAACCTTCTTGTCATTCTTATTTAAGAGATCAATAGGACCAAGGTCAAGACTGCTAAAGGTTGGATAACTACGATCCTGCGTATGCATCTGATAGAAGAATAATACAACACTATTATTCTCTTCTCGGATATCTACATCCATCGTGAAAGCCTCCTTTACGTTGACGTAATGATTTGTATCTCTTTCGTCACGTGTATATCCATTGGCTTTCATAAACTCTTGGAACGCCTGTGTCTTAACTGAATTAACGCCTTCTCTTGTCAGTGAACGTGTATAGATTCGAGTTGGTACAAAATGCTTTGTATCATGTACATAGACAACATCCTTGAATAAAGGTGATGGTGTCTTGAAGAAGTAACTCTCTTCAAAGATGCCGTTTACCTCGTCAGGGCCGCCATATTCCGTCAGGAAACTACCGCGGCGATACTCATAGTCCATCATCTTATGCAGACTGAAAGGATTACCTGGATTACAAGCTAAGACAAAGAGTGACACACCAGCTTGCTTCACAACCATATCGTAGTTCTTTCCCGCTATGTTTAGTGTAAGCTTTGAGGTGCGCTCTGTGACATCATAGTTTGGCTGAGAGACAAACTTCAAGCCATGCTTCTTCTTGATAACTTGCAGCCATTCAGTCTTCTCGCCTTGTGTAACGTCATACGTTGCTCCTTCTAGTTTCAGAGCAACAGTAGTCGTTCCGCCCGCTTGTGGAAGAATAACCTCGCCCTTTGTAACATCCAATAAGATGTCTGAGGCATTCTGGCTAACCATAATCTTCTGTACAGCCAAGCCGCCATCAACAAGGATATAGCTACTTCGGTCCATACCCGTAGGGTTAGCATCTACCTGCACAGAGAGTTCATTTCCGTTCTGAGTAAGGTGTACCCATGGCTTCGGTGTGGTTGCAATCCACTCCTTACAGTTCGTGTTCACGGCAATCTTCTTCTCATCAATCTGATTAGAGAAAGCTAACTCCTTCTCTGAAACATTCAGATAAGGTTGTTCAAAGCTGTCCTTCTCAGCACATCCAATGGTCATCCCCATTAATAGGCATAGCAAGGAAATCTGTAGCAGCTTATAAATATTGATTATACGCATATCAGATAATTTAAATAAGGTATAACGACATGATTAGAACTTCAATATTTTTGTAGCAGCAGAGAAGTTTTTAACCAACTTTGCTTGTGCCTTTACTGCCTTACTGCCAGCTGCTGTTGCAGATGGGTCGTAGCTGTAAAGCATTGCGAGCACAGGTGTATTGTTGTCTAATAAGCAAGTGACATCAATAACCAAATGGTCGCTTTCACGTACGAAGAAGTGGTTGTTGCCTGATGTGCGGAGGAATGAGAAACCAGCTTCGCCAAGTAACTTCTTAAGTTCCTTTGTTACAACCCACTTGCTACCATACTTCCATACACCAAGGCTTGTGTCTTTAAAGAGCAATGCCCCAATCTGAACACAACCCAAGTTGTCAGGGGCATCACCATCCTTATCAGTTGTATAGAACACGTGGATGCGGCCGTAAGCAGCAGAAGGATCAGAGTTTGCTTTCAGCTTGTACTGAATCTGTGAAACCTCAGTGTTCTTATTTTCGTTGAGTGTGCGCTCTTCTTCTGTGCTACCAGCCTTCTGCTCATATGCCTGTACCTGTGCCAGCTTCACGTCATCTTTCTGCAGAAGTTCAAGTGGATAGAATGGTAGATCGGCGAAGGTCTTGTAGTCGCCCGTCTGCTTCATGATAGGAGTGAAAGTAAGGTTTACACCCTCATTGTTCTCCTTCTCTGAAATATAAATTTTCAATGAGAGCAAATCTTTGTCATTGGTATATTCTCTGTTAGATTGAGAATTACTACGTACATAACCATTATCAGTCAGGAATTTATCGAAAGCCTTGTCCTTTACTGCATCAATAGCTTTTCTTCCATCGCCAATACAAATAATCTGTGAAGGATTGATGCCATCAGAGCTGCAGTATTGTAACAAAGTAAAGATTGGAGAAGGAGTGATGAAGGTATATGTTTCCTCAAGTCCGTAAGCTGGCATAGCTGCCTGATATTCACGCAGGTAACTACCACGCCCTAACTCGAAGCCCATAATCTTGTGTACATCCTGTGGTACGCCAGGGAAAATCGGAAGGATGTAACGCTGTATGCCGGATTGTTCAACAACAATCTCGCGGATGACGTTACCGCTCTTTGCGTATAGCTTCACCTCACGCTTCTGATAAGTGTCATTACGCTCAGCAATTAGTTTGATCTCCTCTTCGCCCTTGACAATCTTCAACCAACTAACTTCCTCACTGGTCGTCACGTCATAAACAGATGAATTCGTGGTGACATCGATTGTCTTCTCACCACCTGTCTGAGGAAGGTAAATCGCTGTCGGTACCACGTCTAGTGTTACGTCGGCAGAACTCTGTCTTACTTCTATCTTACTTGAGGCACCATTCGCATTCACGAGGACATAACTTGTTCGCTCGCTTCCAACTTTGTTTTCATTGACTTTTATCTTCAAGACGTTCCCATCCTGTGCTAATGAAATCCAGTCGCCCTCTTGTGGAGAGGATGCAATCCAACTGCTTTGATTGGTTGTCACGCTAATGTTTTTCTCACCAACGCCTTTGTCAAAGCTTACTGTGTTTTCTGAAAGTACCAACGTAGGCATTTCAAACTCGTCCTCCTTTGCACATGACGACAGGCAAAGAATGATTCCACCTAAAAATAGGTAAAGAAGGGTCTTTTTTAAATTCATACTCTTCAAGGTTTTATTTGATATAATTATATTAATTGATTTTCTAAATAGGCTTTTGAATCATTGATACTTGATAGTGAAGAATCTATAAGCAATATTGTTCATGGATATGTTTACGATATTGCAAATATATCATATAATAGGTGTAAAAACGAAAGAAGGAAGTCAAAATAAAGTAAACTTTAATTTTATTATATTTACTTCGTTTTTCTCAACACAAACAAACTTCTGAAGTTTATTTGTGCCATATCTCATCAACTTGAATTTTGAATGTAGATCAGAAAGGATCTCCGTTATAGCCATTTTGTTCTTTTTTTGATTCTATTGCGTCTGTTTTAAAGTGTCCTATAAACAGCGATGCAAAAGTACTTGGTTATTCTCAATGCTACAATACCTACTTTTAAGTAATTCTACAATTCATAATTATTCGAACGGAGTTCTCATCAGTACGTCATAATTATGATTACCATTGCAGGAAAAGTAAAAGGGTACTTCGAAGGGTAAAAAGGTAAAAACGATAAAACTTCAGAGTTCAGAGAATAAAGTGTTTTTCTCACAGAACCTGCAGAATAAAACTCTCTGATCCCTAATAGCAAACGAAAATCCATGGGGGCCTAAAGGTCAAGAGAATACACAGAATTTGATGCTAGTAATTTACAATGCATAATTATGCATATCACAACTAACAACTTGTTTATTATAAAAAAGAATTTGTCAACCAAACACAATAGGTACCTCGGTAATCACTCCCCTCCCTATGGGGGGGAGGGGTTGGAAGTAGTGTTTTTTGAACGTTGTGTGTTTTTCCGTGTCTATGGAGTTATGTTTAAGCTTTTTTCTTCTTCTTACTCCTTCTCTTCCACCACATATAGTAACCACTAATAGGTAGGAACCCTCCGATGAAGGCCGCTACGGCATAGAGTATGCGTGAGAACCAGCCACCCCATGTTCCTGTGTGCAGCTGTTTAAAAAGCTTTCCACCCTTTGGCTTCTTCCCATGTTGGTCGCCTTTCAAATCTTTTGCTCCGGCGTTAGATGCTTGTGGCTGTTCCTGTATCTTGTTTGCTCCTTCCTGTGCAAAGGCCTTGTCGTTTGTTGCGCCCTGCTTAGCTCCGTCCTTGCCCTGTTGGATCTTCATACCCTTTGGTGGCATTGGTTGTCCAAAGAGTTTAGACATACCCGCTCTGTACCAGCCGAACGAGAAGACGGGACCAGTGAGCGACATCAGTAGAAGGAAGATGACAACATAGATTCCTAACGATACGTGAGTGTCGTAAACAAAGCGACGGAACCCTTTGTTCGTGCTGACGATCAAACGATTTTTCAAAGCCTTCTTGGTCTTTGGCCACCAGATGACAACACCTGAAAGTAATACAATCGTCATACAGATGGCTGATATGGCAGTGAGGATACGACCCAATGATTGTCCCCCTTCATGTGCATTCTCAGGCTTCATAAAAAGCCATCGGTGCAGTCGTACGATTGCAGTATAGATTGGCAACTCTTTGGCATTCATGTCAAACAGTGGTGCGATGTCTTTGATTAATAATATTGCCAATCCACTGAAGCACAAAACAGCCATTATTACGCCTAATGGTAAGGCGAACCATCTATGAATCTTTAAACAGAATTTCCTCATATCCTAAATAATTTTATTATTTTTTTTCTTAACTAAAACTTTGTCATTTACCTATCTTATCCCCAATCTTTCACAATTCAGAATTTGTAAGACTTCTTTGCTTAGATGAAAGGAGGGGATGAAAGTTTAATTTTGAATGTATTATTTGACGTTTATTTGCGTTTGTGCGAGTGCATTCGTTTTATTACCATTCATCATATAGCGGTTAATTCAGCTTCATTCGTCTCCACACCCAATTCGGAATATGTCGCCATAGGTAGGTGACTATGCGCCAGCGGGTATCGATGACGCAGACATGCCGGCGGGTGTTGATCGCTCTCATGATACTTTGCGCTGCCTTCTCTGTGGTCATTAGCATGGGGAAGTTTGATGTACCAGCAAGTAGGGGAGTATCAACAAATCCGGGACGGATATCAGTGAAGTGGATGTTAAGGTGTTTGCTGTTTGC from Prevotella scopos JCM 17725 encodes:
- a CDS encoding BACON domain-containing protein yields the protein MRIINIYKLLQISLLCLLMGMTIGCAEKDSFEQPYLNVSEKELAFSNQIDEKKIAVNTNCKEWIATTPKPWVHLTQNGNELSVQVDANPTGMDRSSYILVDGGLAVQKIMVSQNASDILLDVTKGEVILPQAGGTTTVALKLEGATYDVTQGEKTEWLQVIKKKHGLKFVSQPNYDVTERTSKLTLNIAGKNYDMVVKQAGVSLFVLACNPGNPFSLHKMMDYEYRRGSFLTEYGGPDEVNGIFEESYFFKTPSPLFKDVVYVHDTKHFVPTRIYTRSLTREGVNSVKTQAFQEFMKANGYTRDERDTNHYVNVKEAFTMDVDIREENNSVVLFFYQMHTQDRSYPTFSSLDLGPIDLLNKNDKKVSDVEKYEKSKNSEEMKRQMSKSNEVEALLFQTNDPIQIARTYFFYLGSNASTPKEKVGSLEQYSLFYSQPNLGLWQYGREWFVTREFDKLLTSNNFEFVGYNGKHNVYARRSDNLTLAISGGEYADVNNGKAVMQITVLYKANVFAGSKEQRMAKVERMLKQHNPSK
- a CDS encoding BACON domain-containing protein; translation: MNLKKTLLYLFLGGIILCLSSCAKEDEFEMPTLVLSENTVSFDKGVGEKNISVTTNQSSWIASSPQEGDWISLAQDGNVLKIKVNENKVGSERTSYVLVNANGASSKIEVRQSSADVTLDVVPTAIYLPQTGGEKTIDVTTNSSVYDVTTSEEVSWLKIVKGEEEIKLIAERNDTYQKREVKLYAKSGNVIREIVVEQSGIQRYILPIFPGVPQDVHKIMGFELGRGSYLREYQAAMPAYGLEETYTFITPSPIFTLLQYCSSDGINPSQIICIGDGRKAIDAVKDKAFDKFLTDNGYVRSNSQSNREYTNDKDLLSLKIYISEKENNEGVNLTFTPIMKQTGDYKTFADLPFYPLELLQKDDVKLAQVQAYEQKAGSTEEERTLNENKNTEVSQIQYKLKANSDPSAAYGRIHVFYTTDKDGDAPDNLGCVQIGALLFKDTSLGVWKYGSKWVVTKELKKLLGEAGFSFLRTSGNNHFFVRESDHLVIDVTCLLDNNTPVLAMLYSYDPSATAAGSKAVKAQAKLVKNFSAATKILKF
- a CDS encoding PepSY-associated TM helix domain-containing protein encodes the protein MRKFCLKIHRWFALPLGVIMAVLCFSGLAILLIKDIAPLFDMNAKELPIYTAIVRLHRWLFMKPENAHEGGQSLGRILTAISAICMTIVLLSGVVIWWPKTKKALKNRLIVSTNKGFRRFVYDTHVSLGIYVVIFLLLMSLTGPVFSFGWYRAGMSKLFGQPMPPKGMKIQQGKDGAKQGATNDKAFAQEGANKIQEQPQASNAGAKDLKGDQHGKKPKGGKLFKQLHTGTWGGWFSRILYAVAAFIGGFLPISGYYMWWKRRSKKKKKA